A segment of the Bufo bufo chromosome 5, aBufBuf1.1, whole genome shotgun sequence genome:
ATGTGTAGCCCTTatttctgaactcctgacagctcatgaacactcattatagctacatTCTTGCTAAACATATGGTTTAAATGAGTGTTTGTGAGCTGtcaggcattcagagataaaggaTTTTTGTACTATgtggtgtgtgtatgtgtgtatatatatatatataatttttttttttttttttttttatcatgatcATGTATATGCATGAGGAAGGACTGTATTGGTCCAATATTTTCCCATCTGTCACTTGAAAAGAGTAAGCAAAATGTTTTAAATACAGGGTTTAgcagaaaaacgcttccgttactgataattccACCATCTGCATTGTATTACCTTTAACATACCCAAAtcggatccgtcataaactcaactgaaagtcaatggagcacgggtccgttttctattgtcttgctccgcatcccaggacggaaggcaaactacaacatgttgcggtttgctctccagtatgggaacgcaactaaatggaacggaatacatttaatggaacggaatacattttggagccttccgttccgtttagttcagttttgtccacattgacatgaatggggataaaacagaagcatttttttgtcttgtattaagcccctatgacggatctcaataccagaaaatattaacgctactgtgaaagtagcctaaggcctcctgcacacggccgttttttttccccgtttactggccgttttttgcgttccgtatacgatccgtatacagaaccattcatttcaatggttccgcaaaaaaaaacggaatgtactcggtatgcattccgtttccgtatttccgtttttccgttccgttttaacatagaacatgtcctattattgcccgcaaatcacgttccgtgactccattcaagtcaatgggtccgcaaaaaaaacggaacacatacggaaatgcatccgtatgtcttccgtttccgttccgttttttgctgaaccatctattgaaaatgttatgcccagcccaattttatctatgtaattactgtatactgtatatgccatacggaaaaacggaacagaaacggaaacacaacggaaacaaaaacggaacaacggatccgtgaaaaacggactgcaaaacactgaaaaagccatacggtcgtgtgcaatagcccTAAGGTTGTTGTGGTAAAAAGACCTAAATTGACCATCTCATTTTCCTGTTATCAGATTTGGCTGAATTTCGAGAAGCTTTCGCTAAGGCAAAACACATAGCTGTAATTACAGGAGCTGGTGTCAGTGCAGAGAGTGGGGTCCCCACTTTCAGGGGGGCTGGAGGATACTGGAGGAAATGGCAAGCACAGGTAAGCACTCATTAATGACTGTTCTTCATTAACTGCACTATCCAGTGGGTGGAGCGAGAGATGATCGAATCTATTTGTGTCATCAAATGGAGCACCCCTCCGGGCCGCTTGATTGACAGGTGTGGACACCTTGCCAATCTCATGCCTGCGCTGCTGCAGCTTCGAGTTGCAACGCACTTTGTTGCCGATACTGGAGCATGCACTGCTACACTTTCGGGGAGCAGCGAATAAACAGTCCCTGCACTGGTATCGGAAGCCATGGCTCGGTGCTTGCACTGCCGCTGAGAACCTGAGATTGTCAGGGCCAGGCAAGATGTCCAGCCTGGGGAGCTTCTTCAGTAGAAGGGAAATCCCTTCAAAACTGAAGAACTTTAtttgatgagcaaattgatttgtaTGAATTTACTTGCTCATCCAAAGTTGGAGTTTTTTCAAGGGGTCTAAAATGGGATCATATAAGCGTAAGGATGTCCTACAAATGTCTGTGGGGTGcttgtcccacctctgagacactAACCTGTTGCAAGTTACCCCTAAAATTCCCCCATATCTGCTAccacaatttaaagggaacccgtcacccaGAAAATGTgaagtaatctgcaggcagcatgttatagagcaggagacgcTAAACGGATTGATGGGAAAATATTTCATAAAACGTGTAATTTGTTAATTTAAATTTCTGCTCATTctaggctttgaagtccaggagacggtcctatcagtgattgacagctgtctctgtatacacagtcatagagggaaggctgtcaatcactgataggaccgccttctGGACTTCAAAGCCTAGAATGAGCAGGGATATAAATGAATTAATTACAgggtttactgaatcttttcctataaaactatatattaattagctcagctcctcctgctctagaacatgtGGCTTCAGCTCAGACCTTTTtaaatggaaaagaaaaaaaaatccatgaaTCCACATTGTCACTCATGGATTAGAAGTGTTTTCACCCAAGGGCTGATTCTCCTTTGCCCACGGTCAGATGTATTCATATTAATACGACGCAAATAGCTCAACTTTGAAATGAAGAATTACAACAGGGTCTTAATGTAAAGGGAGTCTCCGGGGTACAGATATTACTTTTCCGAGACtttaaaactgatgacctatcctctggatagttaaTCAATAGACgttgcacacatttttttttctgtaagagTAAAAATACACCTCTTATCGTTCTTTAGCAGTATTTTTAGTCAAGGAGGAGTACGATAGTTGCAGTAATTCATATAGGTACGTAATAcgtaggcctacacttgttcacatctgcgtttggagcctctgATCCAGATTCTGTCAAAAGGATCAGACAAAAAAAGCCTCGCATGCAGGACTTTGTCTGATTAAAAGACAGGATCCCGAACTGAAATGGAATGGACTCCATCATAGTAAACGGGGTCTATTCAGCTCTGTTCCTGTCAGTTGGGCCGGCTTTACATCATGTTTTTTTCATACGTTTAACGTACACAAAAAAAGTACAAGTTAACGGATGCCCCAGACAGATGCCGTACTgtggcatccgtcaccatagagttccattgtttaaaaaaaaactatactttttttttttttgctggactttgcaggatggaaaaacGCGGTACACTACGCTTTCCCATCCTGCAGAGTTCTGCAAAAAAAGGTATACGTTAACATATACGTttctttttacaatggaactttatggtgacggatgccacagcacggcatctgtctgaggcatccgttaacgTGTACATTAAACGTATGACAAAAACCCACCCTTTATGTGCCTGAACCAGCACTTTAttattttcgttgttctgctcacctaatggagcagaacaacagaaataaatagtggtGGTGTGAACgttggctaagggctctttcacacttgcgttgttcttttcttccggcatagagttccgtcgtcggggctctatgccggaaaaatcctgatcaggattatcccaatgcattctgaatggagagaaatccgttcaggatgcatcaggatgtcttcagttcaggaccggaaagttttttggccggagaaaataccgcagcatgctgcgctttttgctccagccaaaaatcctgaacacttgccgcaaggccggatccggaattaatgcccattgaaaggcattaatccggatccggccttaagctaaacgtcgtttcggcgcattaccagatcggacgtttagctttttctgaatggttaccatggctgccaggacgctaaagtcctgtttgccatggtaaagtgtagtggggagcagtatacttaccgtccgtgcggctcccagggcgcttcagagtgacgtcagggcgccccacacgcatggatgatgtgatcgcatggatcacgtcatccatgcgcatggggcgccctgacgtcattctggagcgccccgggagccgcacggacggtaagtatactgctcccccactccccactactactatggcaaccaggactttaatagcgtcctgggtgccatagtaacactgaacgcattttgaagacggatccgtcttcaaatgctttcagttcacttgcggtgttacggatccggcgggcacctccggcaaatggagtacacgacggatccggacaacgcaagtgtgaaagaggcctaagaggtgGGTATTTATGCTGGGGAACCATTACTAGTCTAAATAATTAGGcaattatagccaagtgataaagtacagtcTGATATAGTGGATCCTCCCAGTACTTTACCACTTGGCTGTGCATTCACTACACTATGTACATCACACACATCAGTACATCCTTGTGCTGCACGTCAAACTGGATGTCCAGGCTGTAGTTGTCCACCACTCCTCTTCAGCTCCACTGCCGCCATGTTTGCCGGTTTCCTCGGGCACAGCGCACTGCTCCTGCTGCAGGACACGATACCTCTCCAGCAGCCCGCCCAAACCAACCAGTAACAAAGCTCctacgctgatgaatggcaggagaagtctaagacgtattggtacgccttagacttttttcagGGAATAAAATGGCTTGAACAGgcttctatgacgcttgtacagacgTTACTGCAACctctggtcatcagtatctgatgggtctgacacccgggacccccactgatcagctgttcgagaaggcagtgcAGCTCTTAGTAATGCCACTGTCTTCTTTgaacttttcctaggccagtgatgacacgttcgTGGCTTAGGCGCatctctgctccatagaagtgaatagggctgagggaTACCAAGCAGAGACGCTATACAACGTACAAGCACGGAGAAAGCAGCAGTGCTCACAGGAAcacccggtgccttctcaaacagctgatcagcgggtcagttctaaagtcttggaaaaccctttaatttaTCATGAAGGTAGGTCATAAATATATGATTGATGGGAGTGCATCACATGCACCGATCAACCGTTTCTGGCAGCTGCAGCGCTGAAAACAATACCGTGTACGGCTCAGTACACGATGTAGTTTCCGGCACCGGTGTGCTGCAGTGCatcccccattcacttgaatagcagCTGAGCTGCTGACCTCTGCATGCCCACTTCACCACATACAGAGCTGTACTCCATACACATTATAGTTTCCAAAACAGCTgatgagtgtcggacccccaccgatctgatattgatgacctgtcctgaggatatatcattaatatctgtagcctggagaaccccttaaagCATAAGGCTAGGCCTACAGGGTGCTTTGGCCATGGCACAGGTTGCGGCCCCTGAGCCCATTCACTTACTACATTTCAGTCTCTTATGGCACAACGTGTGTCGTCGCCATGTAACCCTAGCTTAAGTGGGGCATGCACGGTGTATGATTTTAAGTTTGTATTGTACTGAAATCCCTCCTTGTCCATTGTACTAGCACTTGGCGACACCTGAAGCTTTTTCCAGGAATCCTTCTCGTGTATGGGAATTTTATCACTACCGTCGAGAAGTGATGCTGACAAAGAACCCAAACCCAGCACACTTGGCCATCGCAGAATGTGAATCCCGGCTCAGCAAACAGGGGAGGAAAGTGGTGGTGATAACGCAGAATATCGATGAGCTGCATCGCAAGGCGGGAACACGCAATCTGTTTGAAATTCATGGTAGGATGGCGGATCGTGTTTACCACTCAGTGCTGAAATAAGCCATTACTAGAGAAGAAGTAGAGGTTACCACCATTGCACCATTGTATTGCGGACCATAAACGGCGGCCGAAGATAGGACATGTCGTATCTATTGTAGAtcagaggcacggatcggaagcactacatAGCGCTTCCATGGGCTTTCTGGTCTGCGCCTCCACACCGAAAAAGATaagatgtcctatcttttgctgtatcttgcggatcgtggacccattcaagtgactgggtCCGCATTCATGATACAGCGTGCACAGGCCAGTGCACGTGCATTACGGCCCAGAGCTTGGGTCCTTAAgttcgtctgcatgagcccttactaaaAGAttcatatatgtatacagtatgaGATATACAGCAATCAGGGTTACTAAAAGATGCATATATGATAGAATGTGAAGATTATGTAGTATGAGATGTACAGCAATCGGGGTTAGTAAAAGATGCATACCCCTGTATGAAGAGAGGAGAGATGGCTGTTAGATCCATGCCGGGTTTACCTGCCGGACACTTGTCGAACGACAACACTTTGCGGACGACAAACGTGCCACCCCACACAAACATAGGTTACACTTAGCAGATAAATGAAACCACCAGCAAATGCATAGACCCAGGTCAGCTATTCTATAAGCCCCTTTTATATTAGGAAATTAAACATAATAACTTAATCCGATAAGTGTTTTGATGAGAATACAGACTGCCAGGAGGGGGATCAGTAGGTGGAAACCACATTATGGAGGTAACGCTCGCCCTCATTTACAGCAGTATTCTGGGACTGCACCAACATGGGAAGGCATTCTGAAAGAGCAGCAGCCATTTATAATGAATATAGTAGAGAGAAAAGGCAGATAAAGATGGCGGACCAGCAGAAAGGGGATGGGGCAACAGGAAGAACTGTTTGACATAGTTGTAGACATAAACAAcgatgggagtgcttctttaggaGCTTAGTCTAAATGCTGTAATTCTGTCTTGTTagctactacactgctcaaaaaaataaagggaacacttaaacaacacaatgtaactccaagtcaatcacacttctgtgaaatcaaactgtccacttaggaagcaacactgagtgacaatcaatttcacatgctgttgtgcaaatgggatagacaacaggtggaaattagcaagacacccccaataaaggagtggttctgcaggtggtgaccacagaccacttctcagttcctatgcttcctggctgatgttttggtcacttttgaatgctggcggtgctttcactctagtggtagcatgagactgagtctacaacccacacaagtggctcaggtagtgcagcttatccaggatggcacatcaatgcgagctgtggcaagaaggtttgcggtgtctgtcagcgtagtgtccagagcatggaggcgctaccaggagtacaccaggagacgtggaggaggccataggaaggcaacaacccagcagcaggaccgctacctccgcctttgtgcaaggaggaacaggaggagcactgccagagccctgtaaaatgacctccagcaggccacaaatgtgcatgtgtctgctcaaacggtcagaaacagactccatatgagggcccgacgtccacaggtgggggttgtgcttacagcccaacaccgtgcaggacgtttgacatttgccagagaacaccaagattggcaaattcgccactggcgccctgtgctcttcatagatgaaagcaggttcacactgagcacatgtgacagagtctggagacgccgtggagaacgctctgctgcctgcaacatcctccagcatgtccggtttggcattgggtcagtaatggtgtgggggtggcatttctttggagggccgcacagccctccatgtgctcgccagaggtagcctgactgccattaggtacggagatgagatcctcagaccccttgtgagaccatatgctggtgcggttggccctgggttcctcctaatgcaagacaatgctagacctcatgtggctggagtgtgtcagcagttcctgcaagacaaaggcattgatgctatggactggtacgcccgttccccagacctgaatccaattgagcacatctgggacatcatgtctcgctctatccaccaacgtcacgttgcaccacagactgtccaggagttggcagatgctttagtccaggtctgggaggagatccctcaggagaccgtccgccacctcatcaggagcatgcacaggcgttgtagagaggtcatacaggcacgtggaggccacacacactactgagcctcattttgacttgttttaaggacattacatcaaagttggatcagcctgtagtgtgtttttccactttaattttaagtgtgactccaaatccagacctccatggttaaaaaatttgatttccattttttttatttttgtgtgatttttgttgtcagcacattcaactatgtaaagaacaaagtatttcagaagaatatttaattaattcagatctaggatgtgttatttttgtgttccctttattttttttgagcagtgtataaggtgTGGCCTACATGGTGGCTTATaggggttgtccgagataatTCCAAACCAACAATGTTAATAAgtcccccccaatcagacctccatttGAATGACCCCATGCTCGgatcagattttaaaaaaatgtacttGCCTCTACTGCTCCGGATACCACCACTGCTCCTCACATCCAGTGCTCTTCTTCTTCCTGCCACGCCGAAGTTCTTACGTTGTGCGCAGTCACAGCTCAGTGACCGGCCGAGGACCATGAAGCATTGAGTACAGAgcagtcctcctgtactaatgagcgcttcaatAATGGAAGCGCACATTGTatctgccccataagacgcactgacattttcccctccactttagggggggggggggagatgcgtGTTATAGGGCGAAAATTCTGTAAAAATCTCAGATATTTGCTATAGACAAAAAAATGATGGTGTACTAACTCTTTCTGTCCAGTCCTCCTGTTGTCGCCTGTTtacaggctgcagcagtgaccaccTGCAGGTAGACAGCACGTGATCTCATTACAAAATACAACTTatctcccccaaaaaaacaagtcctcatacggctatggtgaagaaaaataaaaaatgcagggataaaaaaaatatcatgtcttGAAGGCCACGTCTTTAAAGGGTTAAAAGCGGTGTcatcaccatcttgcttgaaaagtGCATAAAGATTGCTTTGGTCTCTTTCAGGTAGCTTGTTTAAGACACGATGTACCACTTGCGGCAGTGTAAAAGAAAACTACAAGAGTCCGGTGTGCCCTGCTCTTGAAGGAAAGGGGTAACTTTGCTCATATATTCATGTTGTGGATGGCGTAGTCTGTAGTATTGTAGAGTGCATCGTCATTCGGCTGGGGTTGGTTTTGTATGGTCTGCATCATAGTCCTGCGTGTGGCCAGCGTTAATTTTCACACTTATTCATTTTTTTGCACTTTACTTAGAGCCCCTGATCCTGAGGTACAAGATGCTGCTATTCCAGTAGGGGATCTACCACGGTGAGGAAGTAAATGTTTCTGCGTTCTTTGGTCATGTGCAGTTTTTTACATTGACGTCTATTTGGACTATTTTGAGCTATGAATAAATTAATGATCTCCTTAAGAGCGAGTACATGCATGTTCTTAACATGAAGGGATTGGATTTTATTTGCCTATGATTTGTTTATTAGCTGGAGAGTGGTCGCTTATGTTCTCGGTGTCGagagtggactgggaacttaaaatggccctggaaaaaaaacgaaaaatggGCCAATGTTGTAGGTggctccaaattgacagaaggtggggcaacacaacaatgccatagtgcaGAAAAAAATATCACTGTGCAGTACACCGCCtgcgccacagtattcaactgtatcgacgTCCTGAGGACAGAGATACAGTTGAATTCCGAACAGCACTTGCGGACGCTGATCAGATGCATAggagagcatcagatcgttacGTACTTGGCAGGCGGCCGTCCTAGGCATTGGCCCACCTGGAAACTTCCCTGTAGGgtttatggccagtccgcccctgctcagTGTGTGATTAAGCTGTAGGGTGGTGACTCCTGTAGGAGCTTTTTGAAGCCCTGTATACATGGTTAAAAAGATATACCTTAAAGTCACTTCATTTAAATCTTAAGTCTGCCCGGTTGTGCTTGAGAGGAAAAGGATCACAGATGGGGTTACCATGTTAGTTCAATTTATTCAACCAAACTAGTATACCTCAGAGCCACTAGGCCTGTCACCTAAGTGTACGTCCTTTTGGACGCATGGCGTGCACTACTGGCTACTGCCTGGTCCTGCCAGCTGCATTCCATCTTTCAAACAGAAAAGTGGAGACAGAATTATTGATGATATGGTGCCAAGAGAGAAGGGTTGTGTGGTCTTCTTTACTAAGTGATGCCCTATCCCCATTAGCTGATAGGCGGGAGTTCgacacccactgatcagctgtttgggtgtaACTCCATTgtgggaactacacagctccacaaTCTTGTAGTGGAGGACAGTTGTTACTACAGCGCTcctccattgacttcagtggaagCAGTGCTGCAGCCACAAGGTTGACGGTGCTGTGTGACTTGCGGCGCCGGAGCTACCCCCAAACAGCTGAACGGTGGGATGTTTGGGTATAGGCCATCATTTAGTAAAAGCCACAGCCCCTCTAATTTTCCTGCTTGTCTTAAATAGCTTTGTGTGTTTCTTCGAAATACCAGATCATGACCAATTCTGTTGATGGCGACTTTAGAGGAGTATATGTCTATCACAGACATTGATGGAATCCAATTGTAAAAAAAACGTGCAGTATACTTGTATGCCGAGAACCTTTGACTTATGCTGGGCACTTTTCTTGCCTGTTATACAGTGTGCACCATGTGTAGGGCTGTAACGTGTTGTGAACAGGCCCCAAACGGTTTCAGAATTTCCTGTTAATGTTCATGCATAAATTTCCTATAATGTAATAAAACTTTCCAATGGTGTGCAGGTgtgaagaaaatggctgcaatGGCCTCTTACGGCCTAATGTGGTATGGTTTGGAGAGACTTTGGACACCAATCTTCTAGGAGAGGTGGAAAAAGAGTTGGAAATATGCGACTTGTGCTTGGTGGTAAGTATTACAACCGCTAAATAGAAGACCTGCTAAATACAGCTGTATAGTAAAAGTATATATTGCAGTGTGCACATAGTAGATGAAGTATTGCATATACATTCAGTGATCTCAGCGACTCTCTGCCACTATTGATTGTCCATTCAATGTACTGCTGTGCAGGTTGGAACTTCTTCCGTTGTCTATCCTGCTGCCATGTTTGCACCACAAGTGGCAGCACGAGGGGTACCTGTAGCGGAGTTTAATATGGAAAGCACCCCAGCAACTATGGGCTTCACGTAAGTAATATAGATATAATCTAAGTTGAGTAAtaaatataatatacatataaagaTGATTACCCTTGTGAATACAATGCTTATCAAGTTATTCCAAGTTACAGCCCAGAGCTGAGTTCACAATTCTACTTTAGATACTGCAAAATGATTTTTAACacgttaaggacccaggacgagaatgctcgtcctaaaaggCCGGTACTTAGtgccccaggacgagcattcttgtcctgcggtccttcctcccCCCGCGTGCGGTGCCGTgatcagcggcagagatccggctgttactgacagacggatccctgctgcatccaccagcatcggtgataactctgatgtcggtggattaacccctcatatgccacagtcagcactgaccgcggcatatgggaggtttgctctcattcatcgggtccccgcactgctgtggtggggactcgatggttgccatggcagccccacgcCAATTGAAGGCTTGGGGCTCGGCATGTACGGAGGTCTAAGAGGCCCAGCTCCCAggttgggtctcctaggcaactgttagcatcttacagtgtaagacactaacagttcaatataGCACAatgcagatgtattgtgctgcattgaaacagggatcagaccctgaacaaaatttttttaaagtttcaagtaaaaaataaaagcgtcctttcccaaaataaagttaaaaaaattgtacaaaatagacatattaggtatggccgtgtccgtatcgaccagctctataaaaatatcacatgacctaacccctcaggtgaacaccgtcgaaaaaattaaataaaaactgtgctaaaaaggcaaaacatttttgtcaccttacatcactaaaagtgcaacaccaagcgatcgaaaaggcgtatgccccctaaaatagtaccaatctaaccgtcacctcatccttcaaaaaattagcccctatctaagaatcgcctaaaaaataaagaaaaaactatagctatcagactatgaagacactaaaacatgatttgttttgtctcaaaaaatgcttttattgtgttaaatgtaaaaaaaaaaggtatcgccgcatccgtaacaacctgctctataaaaataccacatgacctaaccccttaggtgaacactgtaaaaaaaaaaaagtgtcaaaagccattttttatcaccttacatcacaaaaagtgtaatagcaagcgatcaaaaagtaatatacaccccaaaatagtgtcaatcaaaccgtcattttttgtcaccttacatcactaaaagtgcaacaccaagcgatcaaaaaggcgtatgccccccaaaatagtaccaatctaaccgtcatctcatcctgcaaaaaatgagaccctacctaagacaatcacccaaaaatataaaaaatatatggctctcagactatggagacactaaaacatgatttttgtttaaaaaattatgatattgtgtaaaaccttaaataaataaaaaaaaagtatacatattgggt
Coding sequences within it:
- the SIRT5 gene encoding NAD-dependent protein deacylase sirtuin-5, mitochondrial; protein product: MIFPLHTRRLVTQVYCGLKSGSHHKCVILDMARPSSNLAEFREAFAKAKHIAVITGAGVSAESGVPTFRGAGGYWRKWQAQHLATPEAFSRNPSRVWEFYHYRREVMLTKNPNPAHLAIAECESRLSKQGRKVVVITQNIDELHRKAGTRNLFEIHGSLFKTRCTTCGSVKENYKSPVCPALEGKGAPDPEVQDAAIPVGDLPRCEENGCNGLLRPNVVWFGETLDTNLLGEVEKELEICDLCLVVGTSSVVYPAAMFAPQVAARGVPVAEFNMESTPATMGFTFHFQGPCGTTLPPALARHETELIS